The sequence below is a genomic window from Lolium perenne isolate Kyuss_39 chromosome 7, Kyuss_2.0, whole genome shotgun sequence.
GGAATTTCGCGAGTCTCTACCATCTAAAAAGGAAGAACTGGTTCTGTTTCCTCCGGTCCAAAGTTTCGTCCTACATATTTTCATTATGACCATCTTGCCCTTCCACCTAGCCTCAAACAATTTACCACCGCACCATCATTTGACGAAATCAGTATTTGAACCACGCCATCATTCCACAGCAAAGGAAACTCCACTGTTTCAGGGCAACACAAAAGGAAGCCTCAAACAATTTAGCATCTCTACAAAAGGAAACTACACCTTTTCAGGCAACATGAAAAGAAACTCCACAGTAAAATCACCGCACCATAATTTGAGGGCAACAGGAAAGGAAACTATCATTTCCACAGATTTTCATCACCACACCATCAGGAAAGGAAGTCTAAAACAATTTAGCATCTATACCATCAGGAAAGGAAGCCTCAAACAATTTAGCATCTATACGGCACCATAATTTGAGGGCAGCAGGAAAAGAAACTCCACAGCAAAATCACCGCACCATTATTTCACCATCTCTACCGCACCATAATTTGAGGGCAACATGAAAGCAAACTCCATCATTTCCACAGATTTTCATCACCACACCATCAGGAAACAAGGAAAGGAAGCCTCCGACCGTCCATCATTTCCTGATCTCGCACCTACACAGAACAAAGGAAACTTCATCATTTCCTGATCAACCATATCGGTACTTGCCTGAAATCATATAATCCCTTCAGATTGGTACCCTCAAGCATGGCTGGATGATTTCTGGtgcatgcatataaaaggtacccTCAAGCATTGTTATGCGAGAGATCTCCTCGAGAGTATATGCGGATCATCAGGGAAGGTACGTAACCACACCTCTAAGTTGTATATGAAGATTTGTGAGGAGACTTGTTGTTTCATACCTTGGCTGGTATTATCATGCGAATCATCAGGGAGAGTTTACAACCTCTGTTGGGATCAGAGTGGAGGTACGTAATCACACCTCTAAGCTGTGTGCACTTTGTAAATTGGTTGTGTCCCTATTTTTTGGAAGAACTTCCCCATCATGTGAGAATCTGCGGTAATCTGGTGTGTCAGGTCAACATGTTTTAATAGTTCACTAATACCAATCTGATAGGATATTTGAGGTTTCAGGCTTTGATATCTATTTACTTCATAGCATAACATGCAATCTATTTACTTCATAGTATTTCTCACGTGACTGGAGTTATCATGTAGATAGAAAAGATGTACTAGAAAAGATGTACCGGTATTATCTTTCCTCGATCTGTTAACAAAGCTAGGAGGCCGCGTGTGTCAGGTCATAATGCCTCTAGCCTAATCAATGTTTCCTGTTGCATCTAGAGAGTAACATGGGTTATAGAGATAAGTTGATCGCCCCTCTAAATTGGTTTGGCATGATGGTTGTCTCCCCTCTAAATTGGTTCGAAAGTAGATGCCTGAGTATTAAAGATATACCTTTCATGGAATTGCTAAAACTTTATGTTCATCTTATACAATTGTTGCAACTCTTGCATCTCCCTGTACCCAAAGTACATGTTAGTTGCCACAGCCGTAGAGATAGTGTGAACATGAAAGGAAATTCCATGTTAGTTGCCACTGCGGTAGATATAGTGTAACATGTAGGTGAATGCACATAATAAAAATTAGGCTGGATCCTATACACCTACTAAGGCTACGCTAGGCTAGACAGAAAAAAAATTCTGGCATAGTAAAATCTACCGCAACAAATAAAATCTTTGTAAATCTACCACAGCAAGCAAAGTCTTATCCTAAGGTGTATTATTTTCATGGTTATAACATATTCCCAAAGAAAGTATAATCTGGCATCATACTCTGGAAAGGAAGCAACTAAGTATATTGCCTTTTTACATTCACTTAGCTTGCCAATCCTATTGATGGGAAAGTTCGCATACTTGTCCTTTCAATGACTAATTGAATTAATATGATCCGCATGACTATCTTTTTATTTTCTAACAACTCTTGCTTATCTTGATATAGATGAGCACAAATGTTTTGCCCATGGAAGCGATGACCGAAGAGAAATTATAAGAATACATCATGTCTTTGCCTCAAAAGATCAAACTGGTGCAGATACTAGACGCATGCTTGAAGCGCAGTGACCTAGAGTGCTTGTTTTAACACAATGGATGGTTGGATGAGACGTAAGAAAATATTTCCACAATGGATGGTAACATCACAATACTTTCTGATTACATACATATTTAAATCTAAAACTATGGATGCCACTTACTTTCTTTGTTGTCAGCTCTTTGTGCCAGTTAACGCGAATATAAATCATTGGATTTTACTTAACGTCGATGGGCCTAATCGCTGCATACAAATACTGACGTCGATGGGCCTAATCGCTGCATACAAATACTGACAGTTAACTAATTATTGGATTTCTTTGTTGTCAGCTCTTTTGGTTCAAGTATGTGCCAACAATATCAGCTCAGATCTCACTTTCATCTATGTTATCACTTAAAAGGACATCAGACTGACCACTATTGTATAAGGTCCAGGATAATCCTAACTACATAATGGTGTCCAACTTTATCAGCATGTAATGTCAATTCACCATTGGTATATATGTAATGTCGATGCACCAAACCGCCACATACAGGTACTTGACTCGTTCAGCTCTCGGATGAGCCAGCCCGACCTGCAACTTACGGTGAGCGTTTACTACTCCCATACTTACTCAGTTTACATTGTTTGTGAAATAACATTTATTTTACATAGACATGTCATGCTCTTTTCTATTTAACAACTACTGGGTGTTGAGAATCATCTTAAGATTGCTTCTCAGATTAGTGACTTCAACAAAGGTGATAAGTGGCCAGACCTTGAAGTAACTAACTGGCCAATAGAGCAGTGTATTCACGAGTCATTGCAATCAGATGGGTATGTTAGAAGCTTACTACACTTTATGACTATTCAGAAATTCCTTATATTTAACATCCATATAGGCCAATATTATTTTAAAACTCTTGTAGCTCGTCATGCGGCTTGGTTTTGCTAAAACTCATGGAACATTGGACAGGACGAACTAGCTCACGCTGTAACACATGTATCATAAAATTATATTACTGTCAATATTATATTACAATCAATATCCGTGCTGCAACTAATTAATTCGAAAAACTAATTTGCAGAAGGGTATCAAACTATTTAGGAAGCAGTCAGCTATTATTCTGCATGAGTCTGTTTTGAATGATTTAAATGGAACCCCATAATATGAGCAGCCAGATGTCAAGGGAGATAATAGCAACAACTGTAACGACTGCAACACATTAAGAAACCACGGTAGCTGTCGTTAACACCAGAAATTGACGCAGAATCTCCTATCATTTTCGACCATCAGACAGCATCTGACATGAAAGATTTCAAGGAGAAAATAGCATTTCCTAAAGGAAAGTGTCCTGAATTATTAAGGTTATGAGAGATTCAGATTAAAGTGCTATGCCATTGACCATTATTAGTGAACAATTCCAGTTAAGTCAATAGATAAGGTTATCAGCGAGAGCTGACTATGTGTGCATTACGATAATTTTATCACCATTAGCTGCATCTTTAAGGCCATGCTTGCTTAACTATATTGAGTGTGTAGCAACATCCCATATTTTTCTTAAACGATTAGTTAGCTGACAAGAGTAAGAATTTTCATAAAAGAAATCCTAGCCATACCTTTTGCtatcatatatatatgtatgttGCACAAACAGTTCATTTTATTTAACTATAGTGCGTAATAATAATTGAACTCGACATGTCTGCATAActagaaagtatcaaatgataaaATTATATCAGGAAAGCGGTGTATCCATTTTCGGAACTAATCAAGTTGATGAGATGTAAAGCATCCAATTCACCGGTAAACTTAACTTTTCTAGGGTGATTCCAGTTCAAAATTTCAGAGTTGAACTGCCAGTGCCATTTGCAGGAAAATTCTCAGGGTAATGTTTTCTGTGTTTTGAAATTTACTCGAAACTCTTACCATCATAAAACATTTTTGTGATTTTGCATTTGGATATCAACAACTGACGGTTACCTGTGTCTCACCGATCCATCTCATGGGGTCGGAGGAGAGGCCAACCATCTGGATGTAGATGTTCTCGTGGTACATCATCCCCGTCTGCCACATCCACAATAGACCTCTGCATTCTGAAGTGCCTGTGGTAGAAGTACGTCCCTGTCTGTAGCCATGAACAAATATTCGTCATCCACAAGTCGAATAACAAACAAGTTGCAGTTTTTGAAACTATCAGGAgaaaaaggaaatatgttggaCAACCATACACAGTATCACTGATTCTTTCAGTAGAATATATGTCAATTTTTTTGAACTTGACGTTTGATTAGCTTGGAAGCCAGTACGTGCTCCAGTCTGCTCAATACTATTCATAAGTTGTGCGAAAGAAAATATGACATTCTAAACGTCCCACAGGTAATGTGATAATTAAGATGAGAGCACCTTCCTTATACAAACAGACAGAATAATCACCTTCCCATGCCACCTTCTATAAACTTAATTTTCAATTATTACAAATCGCAAATCACACACGGACCCACTTGCCCAAATTTCGCTCTACTCCTCCGAGACAATCAGCATGGCGAGCAAACCCCGACTTATGCAAATAGCTACGGCGGTGAAAATTGGCAGATCCCCTCGACGTGTCGATTTGATCTCTGGTAAGTTCGATGAATATATGAATTTAACACTCTTACTCCTCCATTTCCACAGATCCATGAGTTTGCAAATTGCAATCTAGGAAAAATTTGACATAAATCATATACTGCATCCATACCGTGCATCTTGAGCAACATCAAGGCAAATTGGCAAAAGCTCTCATGTGAGGTACCCTGCGCGCTGCTCCAATCGGGCCTTCCTAGGGGTCCCCGAGGAGGTGCTCCTGCTCCTCGCCGTGGAGCCGATTGAGTGGCGGGCTGGCGGCGAGGAGCCTGTGGGGTCTCTGGAGGCCGTCGGGGACTGCCGAGGAGCCTCGTCGGGCTGTTTCTTGGACCGCACTGGCGAGGTGGAGCGAAGCAGAGGGCGGGAGGCAGGGGAGTGTGCTAGGTGTGTGCGGTGGAGTGAGGAAGATGAGAGAGGGAGGGAGCTTGAGCGAGGTGGAGTGAGTAAGGTGTGCGGCATGGGTCTGTGTTTTCTTTTCTTATTTTTATTACTCCGTATATAAGGTTACTTGCTTCCTCCCGTTGGGCACATACACCTATCTCGTTCCTTTCCTGATTATTAAGAACAATATACATTGCAAGGAGAGAGGGTGTAACGATATGATAGAAGTAGGATTGTAGGAGACATCCCTAAAAAAAATTTGTACTGAGAGATTGTAAGCTAATGACTGTAATATGATGGTGTGTCTCTCTCTCTTAGCTGTTTGCAGCTACGCCATGATTTTGCAAATTTTGTCTGCCTTTCTATAAAATACGGTACGCACATGTGTAATCTGAAAATCGGTACACTGAATTTCTTTGAAGCGTCTATGCTTCATAAATTTTACATACAGATCGAGACAAAGAGTTGATCCTTGCACTTACACGCTTACTTATGTGTTGATAGTATATGCAATTTGAGAGTATACATACAAAAGGTTCACATCTCATGTGATAAGATTTTGTATAATGTTGCTTCAGTGATTTTTGAATATATTTTTTCTCATTAATTGCTTGAAACTATAATGTTGGCATATGTTATTATATAGGTTTTTTTTCTCGAGTCCACATTGCCGACATCTTTTTTGATAAAATATTTTTAGAATGTGCTTATGTTGTTCCATATCATGGAAGCACCACAAGAGCATAAAACACTCGATATATCGTTGGTCATGATAAAAGGGATGGCCAAGGGTGGAGAAATGTGTTATAAAATAAATCCATCATTTCAATAGATGGATCTCTACATGTGCTTATTGCTTTGTGTCAACCACCTTTTGTTCGGAGTCATTTGGATCTATATGTATTTTGATGTCACCGCTTCGATAAACTACTCCATCTCACGCATAATTCAATACCCCATTTTTAAAAATTATGTATCTGTAGCACGGGCATTTTACTGTTAAGTTAAACACGAGTTGTTGGAATTGCATGTAGGGTCTATCTAAACCATCTTGAATGCATAAAATGACAATCATGACATTGGGACAGCTTCTCTCAAACCGAAACTTGTTGGTTTGTGCGAAACATTGCGATTGAACTAACAAGAACTTACTTTCTAGCCTTCCTGTGACTTCATATTTCTCcactcccgttgcaacgcacgggcacttttactAGTGATGTAAAAAAAAGGAATTTCGCGAGTCGGGCGGATCACTGGACGCCGTTTAGAGTCCCGGCCTACCACGACGCCGCGGCCAACCCAAATCGGGAACTCCCAAACAATCCCACGGGCACCCCGAAACGCACCGCaaatcccccgccgccgccgccggccgcacgGACGACGGCGAGCACCTCAGCACACTAGTCCCCATCGCTCCTCCGCCGACGCGGCATCGCGTCCCGTCCTCTCCCCATTGCCAGCCCGCATGGCCTCCTCCTACTACAACCCGCCGCCCTCCTCCTACGCCGCCCCGCCCGCTCCCCCGCCGGGCGCCTCCGCGTACGCGTACCGCCACCACGCCGCCTACCCGCCCCAGCCCCCGCCCCCGGCctacgggggctacttcgaccgcGCGGAGCCCCTGGCGCCGCCGCGCGACGAGCTGCGCACGCTCTTCATCGCCGGCCTCCCCGCCGACGTCAAGCCCCGCGAGGTCTACAACCTCTTCCGCGACTTCCCCGGATACGTCTCCTCCCACCTCCGCTCCGGCAAATCAGCTCAGGTTTCCACCCGTTCTCCCCTTGCCCCGAACGGTCAAACCCCTCCCGTTTTCTAGGGTTTGCTGACCCTTGGCTTGGCATGGGATGGGAGTCTCCCTCCGCCGATCCTTTTTTTTTTTATGAATGCTGTGCTTAACCCAACCTGGTTTTCCTGTGTTGCAGTCGTATGCGTTTGCTGTGTTTGCAGATCAACCTTCTGCGTTAGCTGCAATGAGTGCCACAAATGTAAGATCTCGATtgtccatgattaagcatgacaTTCAGTTATTTCTTCTTTGTTATTACTATTGGATCAACTGCTCCCCTGAAACTAATTTTTTACATCACGCTGAAGATAATGCCATGTCAAGTTACCAGCGGCGCTAGTGCTGATTTTCGGAATCACTTCTTTTTGCAGGGATTGACATTTGACCTTGAGAAGAATTGTTCGATTCATGTGGATCTCGCGAAAGCCAATTCAAGACCAAAGCGCCCGAGAACAGGTTGCATACTTTGTTCTTTTATGTTATTGTATTATGTGCCTAACTGCCTGTTCTTTATTCCGCTGTTGCTCACAcccttcctttttttttttgcttagatTACGATTTCCCTACATCTGGGAAAAAATCTAGAAATCCAAGGGACCTTCCTGATTCAGGTATTATTCCAGTAGCTTAGGTTCTGTATTGTGGGGAAAGTACTTATCGATTTTACACTTGCTTGATCTACCCACCACCATGTATTCATGTTGATGGATACTGTAGCTTCATTACACTCACATAGCAATATGTAGACTATTCCAAATCCACGATTCTATAGCAGCTCCTCACTGAGGAGGTCCTATAATTTGTATACTATTGTTTTCTTTGTGTTTATATCAAACTAGCCCTGTTATCTGTGACTTCATATCCTCGGTGAAATTCCACTTCATCTTTGCGAAACACTCACCTTGCACATCTTTGGCACACTTTGCGCCATATCAGGTGCTGGAAGCAATATTCACATGTCCGGAATGGGTAATTCTTCACACAGCTTGAATGCTTATCCTTCTGCACAAAGGTTATGGCACACTACTTGAGCACAGTCTTATTATGTGATTTTGTTAGGAAAGTCAGCTTGAGCTATCCCGCAGCTGCTACTAGAAGACAACAAATACTAAATCGGGCATCTATATTCAGGAAATGTCATAATTCTAACTATTACCATTTCCAACTTGCAGATACGCAAATACTGGCTCCAGTACTGCCTTCAGCAAGGTGAGACGATTCTTGCATCTCGATATGTGTATCTCAATCATGTACGGGGTTTGTTGGATAAAAGTATTAAAACAAGATATTTAAAAAGTGATCCCAATTTTAGGTTATTGTAGTTTCATACGGAGGGGGCTTTCTAATGTTTCTTGATAATTTCTTCTTGGCCAACCTTTGTGAATATGTTGGTCTAGTACTGACATAAGTTTTTAACCATAAGACAGTTGTGAAGAATTGCTGCAAATCTTATTAAGCTTACCATCCTCATAGTAAAGCTTGTTATAATATTGTTAATTCCATTCACAAGTAAATTTCTGAATATAAAGATGGCCACTGCTTTTTTATACTGTCTGTTCCGCAACCTCTGCAATTATAGTATAACAGTAGCGATTTCAATGATATGAAGGCAAGAAGTTCACTAGCCTCTTGTAGTAAGCTATCTGTGCAAGTCATCGACTTCTTGAAGAAAATGCCAGTTATtaacttaaataacaagtatcagTCCGTTCTgaattataagatgttttagCTTTTTCTGAATTGTATGTATTCAGATGCATTTCAGTGTGTCTGTAAGTCTGTTCACTCATTTGAGTCCGTAGTAGTCCACATTGAAATATCCTAAATATCTTAtattttggaacggagggagtagtatttgAACTGGTAGTACAAAGTGAGTTGCTCCATTCAGTATGTTGTTACAATGTTGCATATAGTTTGAAAAATATTTGAAGAAATTCTGTCCCAAATGCAAAAACTGCTCTATGATCGGCAGGGTAACTTTGGGACATGTACTGGTAGAATTATGTAACTGTGTTATCTTTTTAACATGCTGAAACAAAGAAGATGTGGGGTTGAAAGGTAGAATGatgtgagttctgttgctattgtaTGCTgacacacttgtgtgaactaataTGATTTTACAAGTCTCCTGTGTATTTCTTTGTGCCTGCCAACTTGTATGGCCTACATATTATTATTTTTGGATTAGGCACAAGGCTTACTTGTTTTTGTATGCGCATTTGACTGCAGGATCCATCAATGTTTGCTCCCCAAACCAATCCTCCATGCCCTACCCTTTTTGTTGCAAACCTTGGTCAGTCTGTTTCTGAGCGTGAGCTAACAGATGTTTTCTCAAGGTATTGCCTGTAATCTTATGATATAGGGTAAATAACTATTGTGTTTTTTGACAAGCTCATTTTCGTGATCAGTTGTGAGGGATTCATAAAGCTGAAGATGCAAAACAAGTTTGGAGGACCAGTTGCATTTGTTGATTTCAAGGTATCAAGAACAAAATAATCGCTCCCTTATCGTGATTTATTTTGTCTGTTTTAATTATAATAATAAATGAAGTACATAGTGCTTTTGATAAAGAGCTACTAGTTTATGCATATCTTCGTATAATGGGTGCCAAATCGAGATTTTGTTCTTTGTGCTTGTACCTAGTTATCTTGATTGCACATCTTTCATTAAGACAATCTAACTTGTTATTACAAAAACTTGCCTTCTGTTGTGCTCTATTTTACGATGCCTATTTGTAACTACTGCATATAGACCAAGAAGCACATTCTACTTTTCTTAAATAATCAATAAGGACTATGTCTAAAATAGATCATTTCTGGCGATAAAATTCTGTGAAGACTCCTTTTTTTCCATTTGTTTTGTGTCCAATAAAATGAACCGTGAAGATCCAGTCGTACTCTGTTGTTGAACCTCTATAATTGGGTTATTGGGAGGA
It includes:
- the LOC127326679 gene encoding uncharacterized protein; the encoded protein is MASSYYNPPPSSYAAPPAPPPGASAYAYRHHAAYPPQPPPPAYGGYFDRAEPLAPPRDELRTLFIAGLPADVKPREVYNLFRDFPGYVSSHLRSGKSAQSYAFAVFADQPSALAAMSATNGLTFDLEKNCSIHVDLAKANSRPKRPRTDYDFPTSGKKSRNPRDLPDSGAGSNIHMSGMGNSSHSLNAYPSAQRYANTGSSTAFSKDPSMFAPQTNPPCPTLFVANLGQSVSERELTDVFSSCEGFIKLKMQNKFGGPVAFVDFKDEYSSTEALNRLQGAILHSSPVEGMRVEYAKSRMGLRRRS